From one Leptospira stimsonii genomic stretch:
- a CDS encoding SRPBCC family protein: protein MNQKLTLKKTISMDAPISKVWNALIDPEVIKLYLYGTQTISDWKVGSPIVFTGVWENQTYRDHGTILKFEKEKIFQYDYWSTFSGIPDLPENYSTITMELSVDGTSTILSLTQENFPTEMSYEHSNSGWKHSLKILKEYLEK, encoded by the coding sequence ATGAATCAAAAATTAACGTTGAAGAAAACAATTTCGATGGATGCGCCGATCTCCAAGGTTTGGAACGCGTTGATCGATCCGGAAGTGATCAAACTCTATCTCTATGGAACCCAGACGATCTCCGATTGGAAAGTCGGAAGTCCGATCGTTTTTACCGGCGTTTGGGAGAATCAGACTTACAGAGATCACGGAACGATTTTGAAGTTTGAAAAAGAGAAAATTTTTCAGTACGACTATTGGAGCACTTTTTCGGGGATTCCGGATCTTCCGGAAAACTATTCAACGATCACGATGGAGCTGAGTGTGGACGGAACTTCGACTATTCTCTCACTGACCCAGGAAAATTTTCCAACGGAGATGTCGTATGAACATTCGAATTCAGGTTGGAAACATTCCTTGAAAATTCTAAAAGAATACTTGGAGAAATGA
- a CDS encoding aldo/keto reductase, which yields MTSLGTQGLKTSRLGLGCMGMSEFYGARDDSESLKTLRRAHELGITFWDTADMYGPYINEELLSLALKGIRSEITVATKFGIVRDPSDPSVRGYNGTPKYVQSSCESSLKRLKIDTIDLYYMHRLDPNTPIEETVGAMSRLVEQGKIRYIGLSEINSDILKRAYAVHPISAVQNEYSLWSREPEDDILKACKELGVGFVAYSPLGRGFLTGQIKKFEDFDPDDYRRMSPRFQGENFTKNLELVQKIESLAKQKECKPSQLALAWVLAQGENIVPIPGTKRISYLEENFGALKVKLSENDLKEIDSIAPKGIAKGARYPEWKKNTVS from the coding sequence ATGACGTCATTAGGAACACAAGGTTTGAAAACATCAAGGCTCGGTTTGGGTTGTATGGGTATGAGCGAGTTCTACGGAGCTAGGGACGATTCCGAATCATTAAAAACTCTGAGAAGAGCTCACGAACTCGGAATTACTTTTTGGGATACGGCGGATATGTATGGTCCGTATATCAACGAAGAATTACTGAGTCTGGCTCTCAAAGGCATTCGCTCCGAGATAACGGTCGCGACCAAGTTCGGAATCGTGAGAGATCCTTCGGATCCTTCCGTACGAGGATACAACGGAACTCCGAAGTACGTTCAGTCCTCTTGTGAGTCGAGTTTAAAACGACTGAAAATAGATACGATCGATCTCTATTATATGCATCGACTCGATCCAAACACACCGATCGAAGAAACCGTAGGTGCGATGAGTCGCTTGGTCGAACAGGGAAAAATCCGTTATATCGGTCTTTCCGAGATCAATTCTGATATATTAAAAAGAGCTTATGCAGTTCATCCTATCTCGGCCGTTCAAAACGAATATTCTCTTTGGAGTAGAGAACCGGAGGACGATATTCTCAAAGCGTGTAAAGAACTCGGAGTCGGATTTGTAGCTTACAGCCCCTTAGGGAGGGGGTTTTTAACCGGACAAATCAAAAAGTTCGAAGACTTTGATCCGGACGACTATAGAAGAATGTCCCCTCGATTTCAAGGCGAGAACTTTACAAAGAACCTAGAACTCGTCCAAAAGATAGAAAGCCTTGCAAAGCAAAAAGAGTGCAAGCCTTCTCAATTGGCTCTTGCCTGGGTTTTGGCGCAGGGTGAAAATATCGTGCCAATACCTGGGACGAAAAGAATTTCTTATCTCGAGGAAAATTTCGGCGCGTTAAAAGTAAAACTTTCCGAAAACGATCTGAAGGAAATTGATTCAATCGCTCCGAAAGGAATCGCAAAAGGAGCACGTTATCCGGAATGGAAGAAGAATACGGTTAGTTAA
- a CDS encoding TetR/AcrR family transcriptional regulator: MEPLSSRERLIQTTAQLLQEKGFHGTGLKDILKLSDTPSGSLYHHFPNGKEELTAAAISSAGERLEKQIEVAVGHHTDLFGVLQEFIDHLGQELEESGFQKGCPIATVVLEVAADNDRIQKVCSETYSNWQNLLQNLLLKSGMEESRVESVAILVLATVEGALVLCRAHRSIGPLQAVRKQLEGILNTLIPI; encoded by the coding sequence ATGGAACCACTCAGCTCCAGAGAACGATTGATACAAACAACGGCCCAACTTTTACAAGAGAAGGGATTCCATGGAACGGGGTTGAAGGACATTCTAAAGTTAAGCGATACTCCGAGCGGTTCCCTCTATCACCATTTTCCAAACGGAAAGGAAGAATTGACCGCCGCCGCAATTTCAAGCGCGGGAGAACGATTGGAAAAACAGATCGAAGTTGCCGTCGGACATCACACGGACCTTTTCGGTGTTCTCCAAGAATTTATCGACCATCTTGGGCAAGAATTGGAAGAATCTGGATTCCAGAAAGGATGCCCGATTGCCACGGTCGTCCTCGAAGTAGCGGCCGATAACGATCGAATTCAGAAGGTCTGTTCCGAGACATATTCCAATTGGCAGAATCTTCTCCAAAACCTCCTTCTCAAATCCGGAATGGAAGAATCTCGAGTCGAGTCCGTTGCCATCCTCGTTTTGGCCACTGTAGAAGGCGCCTTAGTTCTTTGCCGGGCCCACCGAAGCATTGGTCCCCTGCAAGCCGTTCGGAAGCAATTGGAAGGTATTTTGAATACATTGATTCCGATCTAA
- a CDS encoding DUF1564 domain-containing protein, with protein sequence MGILLLNSDQELCSRLQKPQCEVVTLLISKRTLLQYKEEERKKLPKRIPNLLRIYGKYLTSAKRLGKEAGTTSYQPSVGRGNMVRINVRLDTGSWVLLGTLAQAHGVSRCFLFNYLLWLDEVGVGSSIVRTMNEGGPTFHTDYRYILHLDILSNCIVRRLECHPEHTFYVLDPRDWYDF encoded by the coding sequence ATGGGAATCTTATTGTTGAATTCCGATCAGGAGCTCTGTTCCAGACTTCAGAAACCTCAGTGTGAAGTTGTGACTCTTCTTATTTCCAAGCGGACCTTGTTACAATATAAAGAAGAAGAGCGAAAAAAATTGCCAAAGAGAATTCCGAATCTGCTTCGGATCTATGGGAAGTATCTCACCTCCGCGAAACGTTTAGGAAAGGAAGCCGGTACGACTTCTTATCAACCGAGCGTTGGTCGGGGAAATATGGTGAGGATAAACGTTCGTTTGGATACTGGAAGTTGGGTTTTGCTTGGAACTCTGGCGCAGGCGCATGGGGTGTCTCGTTGTTTTTTATTCAATTATCTTCTTTGGTTGGATGAAGTTGGAGTCGGGAGTTCTATCGTGAGAACGATGAATGAGGGAGGTCCCACCTTTCATACGGACTACAGATATATCCTCCACCTCGACATCTTAAGCAATTGTATCGTTCGAAGACTGGAATGCCACCCGGAACACACTTTTTATGTTCTGGACCCTCGCGATTGGTATGATTTCTAA
- a CDS encoding potassium/proton antiporter: MEFEITTLVLSGLIILSIGLLRISSKFGLPSLLLFLMIGMAAGSDGPGGIDFDNPLLARQVGSIALAYILFSGGLETEWQKIKPVLWKGILLGNLGVLITATAMGFFSVYVLGFSPIIGFLLGAVVSSTDAAAVFNVLRTRNTGMKKGLTSLLELESGSNDPLAVLLTVSILSLLGPNPPKAEELALHIFMQFSIGTGAGLVFGYLIFKGLNRIKLEYEGLYPVLISASVLFVYSATELIGGNPFLAVYIAGLVLGNQSFVHKRSNLRFLDGIAWLMQIIMFLTLGLLVYPSRIPPLFGTGILFSLFLVFFARPMAVFISLFRSGYNIREKLLVSWIGLRGAAPIILATFPFAQGVEGSEKIFHLVFFTVLISLLFQGTSVPKVVKWLGLDAPLEQRASYPFEFENREQSDSNLLEFIVPYGSSVVGKFVYSLNFPENSLITLIYRGDGHIVPTGKTKLEEGDVLLILTPKGSEEKIREILSKIESSA; encoded by the coding sequence ATGGAATTTGAAATCACGACTCTCGTTTTATCCGGACTGATCATTCTCAGTATCGGGCTCCTCCGCATTTCCTCTAAGTTTGGACTTCCTTCTCTCCTTCTCTTTCTCATGATCGGAATGGCCGCCGGTTCGGACGGTCCTGGGGGAATCGATTTCGACAATCCTCTTCTCGCGAGACAAGTCGGTTCCATCGCTCTTGCCTATATCCTCTTTTCGGGAGGATTGGAAACGGAATGGCAAAAGATCAAACCGGTCCTCTGGAAAGGAATCCTTCTGGGAAATCTAGGAGTTTTAATCACCGCTACGGCGATGGGTTTCTTTTCCGTCTACGTTCTCGGCTTTTCACCGATCATCGGATTCTTATTGGGAGCCGTTGTTTCCTCCACGGATGCGGCCGCCGTATTCAACGTTCTTCGAACTAGAAACACTGGGATGAAAAAAGGACTGACTTCTCTTTTAGAACTCGAATCGGGGAGCAACGATCCTCTTGCGGTACTTTTGACTGTGAGCATTTTGAGTCTCTTAGGACCGAACCCGCCGAAAGCGGAAGAATTGGCTCTTCATATCTTCATGCAATTTTCGATCGGAACCGGAGCTGGGCTCGTCTTCGGATATCTGATCTTCAAAGGACTCAACCGAATCAAACTCGAATACGAAGGGTTGTATCCGGTTTTGATTTCCGCTTCGGTCTTATTCGTATATTCTGCGACGGAATTGATCGGAGGAAACCCGTTCTTAGCAGTCTATATCGCGGGGCTTGTGTTAGGAAATCAATCCTTCGTACACAAACGAAGTAATCTCAGATTTTTAGATGGAATTGCATGGCTGATGCAGATCATCATGTTCTTAACGTTAGGCTTGCTTGTATATCCGAGTCGAATACCTCCTTTGTTTGGAACGGGAATTCTATTCTCTCTCTTTCTTGTTTTCTTCGCGAGACCGATGGCTGTTTTTATTTCGCTCTTTCGATCCGGATACAATATAAGGGAAAAACTTCTCGTCTCTTGGATCGGGCTTCGAGGAGCGGCTCCGATTATCTTGGCGACATTTCCTTTCGCACAAGGAGTGGAAGGATCGGAGAAAATTTTTCATCTCGTATTCTTTACCGTTTTGATTTCACTTCTCTTCCAGGGGACGAGTGTACCTAAAGTCGTAAAATGGTTAGGACTCGACGCACCTCTCGAACAGAGGGCTTCGTATCCGTTCGAATTCGAGAATCGGGAACAGAGCGATTCCAATCTCTTAGAATTTATCGTACCCTACGGATCGAGCGTAGTCGGAAAGTTCGTCTATTCCCTGAATTTTCCTGAAAATTCTTTGATTACTTTGATCTATCGAGGCGACGGGCATATCGTTCCAACAGGAAAAACTAAATTAGAAGAAGGTGATGTTCTTCTGATTCTCACCCCAAAAGGAAGCGAAGAAAAAATACGGGAAATACTTTCTAAGATCGAATCCTCCGCATAG
- a CDS encoding SOS response-associated peptidase gives MCNKFAQSARWSQTNAFRFAKSINEVPARYNISFTEGALIILKHGSDYVVEDAMFWLVPSWSQSLKAAFEFTTFNAKSETVFELKSFNESILHSRCIIPCDAIYESQGPSGNKQPYAIRMKDHEPFGMAGIYSRWIDPQTKESLQTFSILTSPANDLFALYHDKKRMPVLLPPEGYETWLDETMNRKEDISKFFQPFPPEKMRAYPVSKQILSRKNRLQGERCLEDISSLEKSESLF, from the coding sequence ATGTGCAACAAATTTGCCCAATCCGCTCGATGGTCGCAAACAAACGCGTTTCGCTTTGCAAAATCGATAAACGAAGTGCCCGCTCGTTATAACATATCCTTTACCGAAGGCGCTTTGATCATACTCAAACACGGAAGCGATTACGTAGTAGAAGACGCGATGTTTTGGCTGGTTCCTTCCTGGTCTCAGAGTTTAAAGGCCGCATTCGAGTTTACGACGTTCAATGCAAAATCGGAAACCGTGTTCGAACTTAAGTCATTCAATGAATCCATTCTTCATAGTCGCTGTATCATACCGTGCGACGCGATTTACGAATCTCAAGGACCCTCCGGAAACAAACAACCTTATGCGATTCGAATGAAAGACCATGAACCGTTTGGAATGGCGGGAATCTATTCTCGCTGGATCGATCCGCAAACAAAGGAGTCACTTCAGACTTTTTCGATCCTCACTTCTCCGGCGAACGATCTTTTCGCGCTCTATCATGATAAAAAAAGAATGCCGGTTCTTCTTCCACCCGAAGGTTATGAAACATGGCTCGACGAAACGATGAATAGAAAAGAAGACATTTCTAAATTCTTTCAACCATTCCCACCTGAAAAGATGAGAGCGTATCCCGTTTCCAAACAAATCCTTTCTCGAAAGAATCGACTCCAAGGAGAACGTTGTCTCGAAGACATCTCTTCGTTGGAAAAATCGGAAAGTCTTTTTTAG
- a CDS encoding NAD-dependent epimerase/dehydratase family protein — protein MNLFITGASGFVGEAATRILSKKHSVKAMSRSEKTDDVIRKAGGEPIRSELNAVKPDSLKGIDVVIHSAAYVEQWGPFEDFWKVNVEGTAQLLETARNAGVKRFIFIGTEAALFYGQPMIDIDESYPYPKKNSPFPYSHTKAEAEKLVLNANSPKMETISLRPRLIWGPGDKTVLPVLLKMIGDGSFSWIDQGNALTNTTHIYNLVHAIELSLTKGQGGKAYFVTDDETFKFRNFLSSLLFTQKVIPPNRSIPGWLARFLARVIEGVWKLLRIQNEPPLTRFSASIMSRDCTIKIDNAKKDLGYKPILTVREGLEEMPNFGI, from the coding sequence ATGAATCTATTTATTACAGGCGCTTCCGGTTTCGTCGGAGAAGCGGCCACTCGTATTTTATCAAAAAAGCATTCCGTAAAGGCTATGTCTCGGTCTGAAAAAACGGATGATGTGATTCGTAAAGCGGGTGGGGAACCGATTCGTTCCGAATTAAACGCGGTAAAACCAGATTCTCTCAAAGGGATCGATGTGGTGATTCACAGCGCCGCATATGTGGAACAATGGGGACCATTCGAAGATTTTTGGAAAGTCAACGTGGAAGGAACGGCTCAACTTTTGGAAACGGCACGAAACGCAGGAGTCAAAAGATTTATTTTTATCGGGACCGAGGCCGCTCTTTTTTACGGGCAACCGATGATCGATATCGATGAGTCTTATCCTTATCCGAAGAAAAATTCTCCTTTTCCTTATTCTCACACGAAGGCGGAAGCGGAAAAATTAGTTCTCAACGCGAATTCCCCAAAGATGGAAACGATTTCTCTGCGTCCTCGTTTGATCTGGGGTCCGGGAGATAAAACGGTTCTTCCGGTTCTCTTGAAAATGATCGGAGACGGAAGTTTTTCTTGGATCGATCAAGGAAACGCTCTTACGAATACGACTCATATTTACAATTTGGTCCACGCAATCGAACTTTCTCTTACGAAAGGTCAAGGCGGAAAGGCGTATTTTGTAACAGACGATGAAACATTCAAATTTCGTAATTTTCTAAGTTCGCTTCTTTTTACTCAGAAAGTAATTCCTCCAAATCGTTCGATTCCCGGCTGGTTGGCTCGGTTTCTCGCAAGAGTCATAGAAGGGGTTTGGAAACTTTTGAGAATTCAAAACGAACCTCCTCTCACTCGCTTTAGCGCCAGCATTATGTCGAGAGATTGTACGATCAAAATCGACAATGCGAAAAAGGATCTCGGTTACAAACCGATTCTTACCGTCCGAGAAGGATTGGAAGAAATGCCGAATTTTGGAATCTGA
- a CDS encoding YceI family protein, whose translation MKHLTRILFVTLILSSLPSFASEILKKEITFLAIHPMKEVHGNCKEIQIDSPKIQAAGAGYKLGSPFQIKVPVLKLHSGDESRDSHIMEILGYPETPEVLVIVETVIQTGESYSIKGKLTIRGVTRPFESSAKVEPKDPGQIRVTGKVNIKFSDFNLERPSLLFVKAKEEIEIGYDFLIKI comes from the coding sequence ATGAAACATCTCACACGGATACTCTTTGTTACCTTAATCCTATCTTCCCTACCAAGTTTCGCTTCCGAAATATTAAAGAAAGAAATTACGTTTTTGGCAATTCATCCTATGAAAGAAGTCCACGGAAATTGTAAAGAAATTCAAATCGATTCTCCGAAGATCCAAGCGGCGGGAGCCGGATACAAACTTGGATCTCCGTTTCAAATCAAAGTCCCTGTGTTGAAACTTCATTCGGGCGATGAAAGTAGAGATTCGCATATCATGGAAATCTTAGGATATCCGGAAACTCCCGAAGTTCTTGTCATCGTGGAAACCGTGATTCAAACGGGAGAATCGTATTCAATCAAAGGAAAACTTACGATCCGAGGAGTGACACGACCTTTTGAATCATCAGCAAAAGTGGAGCCGAAGGATCCGGGACAGATTCGAGTTACGGGAAAGGTAAATATAAAGTTTTCCGATTTTAATTTGGAAAGGCCTTCTTTACTTTTCGTAAAGGCCAAAGAGGAAATCGAAATAGGATACGATTTTCTAATAAAGATCTAA
- a CDS encoding RNA polymerase sigma factor: MEQFYRRERRKILAWIRYRVADPEEAEDLLQESFVSALGEMNAAGEIENVIAYTYAVLRNKVKDWYRKRKSGQYRQSALGEEFSLDSYLPDTAPNPEKEFYRALLLEELAIAIEELPADQKFAFVQNSFEGKTFQELSLETGIPEGTLSARKTYAKEFLTRRLKDLKSLFLENF, translated from the coding sequence TTGGAACAATTCTACCGCAGAGAAAGAAGAAAGATTCTCGCTTGGATCCGGTACCGTGTCGCGGATCCGGAAGAAGCGGAAGATCTACTTCAAGAATCTTTCGTATCCGCTCTCGGTGAAATGAACGCCGCCGGTGAGATCGAGAACGTGATCGCCTACACGTATGCAGTGTTACGAAATAAGGTCAAGGATTGGTATAGAAAAAGAAAATCCGGACAGTATCGTCAATCTGCGTTAGGTGAAGAATTCTCCCTGGATTCTTATCTCCCCGATACGGCGCCCAATCCTGAAAAAGAATTTTATCGAGCTCTTTTATTGGAAGAGCTTGCGATCGCGATAGAGGAACTTCCCGCTGATCAGAAGTTCGCCTTCGTTCAAAATTCTTTCGAAGGAAAGACGTTTCAGGAGTTGTCATTGGAAACAGGAATCCCCGAAGGAACGCTTTCGGCTCGAAAAACCTATGCAAAGGAATTCTTAACAAGAAGACTCAAAGATTTGAAGTCCTTGTTCCTCGAAAATTTTTAA
- a CDS encoding VOC family protein — MLKLQYLDHIGISSENPELSVAFYRTLFGMSLEENGHKNIKTLKLNNVSLVISDLDKEETNTSFHFLDHIAFRVDFDSFERAKEELHRLDAEVSEVVDHGLVRSIYFKDPDGYLVELIC; from the coding sequence ATGCTTAAGTTGCAATACTTAGATCATATCGGAATCTCTTCCGAAAACCCGGAACTGAGCGTCGCTTTCTATAGGACGCTTTTCGGAATGAGTCTTGAAGAAAACGGGCATAAGAACATTAAAACATTAAAATTAAATAATGTTTCTTTGGTGATTTCTGATCTCGATAAGGAGGAAACGAATACTTCGTTTCATTTTTTGGATCATATCGCTTTCCGAGTCGATTTCGATTCCTTTGAACGTGCTAAAGAAGAACTTCACCGATTGGATGCGGAAGTTTCGGAGGTCGTGGATCACGGTTTGGTACGTTCTATCTATTTCAAGGATCCGGACGGATATCTTGTGGAATTGATATGCTGA
- a CDS encoding FMN-binding negative transcriptional regulator yields the protein MYIPKAFEETDENKLISFIRENSFGILVSGEDSSLEASHLVFHPEKNESGKLFLFGHFARANTHWKNIKGPVLVVFPGAHCYISPTWTGEPHSVPTWNYAAVHVSGNLSLLDETQTQERIAQLVASYEAKPSPDWKLDFDDSYFQKTIKGLSAFQIEVTKLEGKFKLSQNKSVEIQTRVAEKLEKLPDENSKTIARWMRENLTRKNS from the coding sequence ATGTATATCCCAAAAGCGTTTGAAGAAACAGATGAAAATAAATTGATCTCCTTCATTCGAGAAAACTCGTTCGGGATCCTTGTTTCTGGCGAGGATTCTTCTTTAGAGGCGAGTCATCTCGTGTTTCACCCGGAGAAAAATGAATCGGGAAAACTTTTTCTCTTTGGACACTTCGCGCGGGCGAACACTCACTGGAAGAATATCAAAGGTCCGGTCTTGGTCGTTTTTCCGGGGGCCCATTGTTATATTTCTCCAACTTGGACCGGGGAACCACATTCCGTTCCTACATGGAATTATGCGGCCGTTCATGTATCGGGCAATTTAAGTCTTTTGGACGAAACGCAAACCCAGGAAAGAATTGCTCAGCTGGTTGCTTCTTACGAAGCCAAGCCTTCGCCGGATTGGAAGTTGGATTTCGATGATTCTTACTTTCAGAAAACGATCAAAGGCCTTTCTGCATTTCAGATCGAAGTCACAAAATTGGAAGGGAAGTTCAAGCTGAGTCAGAATAAATCGGTGGAGATTCAGACTCGAGTGGCAGAAAAGCTTGAAAAATTGCCGGATGAGAATTCCAAAACCATCGCTCGCTGGATGAGGGAGAATCTGACTCGGAAGAATTCTTGA